CGAAGGGGCGATGACGTTAAAGCCAGACGGACCCAAGAACAGTCGTGGTCTACGTCACTCGCGGGCTCGTCGAGGCGTTGCTCGAACTCGCCGCAGAAGCAGAACCCGAGTCGTTGACTGTCTCGTTGGCTGTGACTTCTGCCGACGAGTTAGACGGCGACGTAGACGTTCCCGCTGGCGTGCCCGTGTTTACGCACTTCTACCCGCCGGACACTGGCGGTTCCATAACCGCGGTGTTCGGTATGGACCTCTCTATCCCTGCCAGACAAACGCAGGGACGGTTCATCACACATCCCGATGGTAATCTAGGTATCGACCGGACCGACGACCTCCACGAAGCGATGCTGGTAGCGGTGCCGCCGTGGGACGAGTCCTCTCTAGCGGCGTTCGACCGGTCAGGGCGTCGCCAATCGTTGGAAATCGTAGACGCGGAACCGCCGACAGAATCGCTGGTCTGAGCTATTCTAGATAGCCGAGTTCGCGCAACTGGCCCGTAATCTCGTCGAACTCCGCTTCGGTGAGCGTGCCTTCTTTCTGGTGTTGGATGACGATACTACGGAGCAGAAAGCGTACGAGGTCGCTCGTACTGGAGAAACTCGTTCCTTCGATGGTCTCGTCCACGCGGTCGGCGAGGTCCTTCGGAATCGACACCGTCGTGTACTCCGTCATAGTTGGAGATGGGACGCCCCACGGGATAGATGTTGTGCCCTCGCCGATACCAAGACGAGCGACCTATCGTTCGAACAGAAGCGCGTAGTGATACGGCGGTAACTCGACCTGTCGTTGCAAGGTAAAGTCCGCCGCTTCGAGGACTGCCGACTCGGTCTCCTCGGGAGTCATCCGGAGGTCAGTCGGTGGTCCTCGCGGACTTCCTGCGACGGTCGTAGCCTCGCGGGGCATATCGTGCCAGTTGACGACGGCGAATCGCCCGCCCGAATCGAGCGAGTCGAACGCTTGCTCTACGAGTCCGGCGGTGTTGCCGACGCCGTGGAACACGTTCGCCAACAGGACGAAATCGACCGTCTCCGGGAGGTGTCGAGCGAGCGACCGAGCGTCACCGACAATCGGTTCGACATTCTCGACGTCTTGTAGGTCCGCGAGAGACGTGAGTTCGTCGGCGAGCGTCTCGTCCAGTTCGAGTGCGTACACTGGTTCGGGGGCTGTAATCCGTGCCGCAGGAAGTGCGAAATAGCCGTTGCCACACCCGACTTCGGCGACGGTCGTTCCGGAACTGATTCCAAGTTCTCGGAGCGTTTCACTCGGGGCTGGCCACAGTTTTCCCCACCAGTCCCAGTCCGGCAAGCCAGTGTTTTGGAACTTTCCCATTACTCTAAACGAGTGAACTCTGCTGGAAGTACCTTTCCATCGTCCTACTGTCTTCCTGCACTACGCTTACATCCCCATGTCGGCCGCGTCGTCCGGCACGGGGAGGTCGTTCGGGGCGACCCCGAGCAGTTCGGCGGCGTGGTCGAGCGCCATGTCGAACCCGTAGTAGCGTTCGAGTTCGTCGGCGTCTGCGCTCGGTCGTACTTTCAGCATCGCGTAGCCCTCGACGTTCTGGGCGATGGCGGCCGTCGCGCCGCCGCTCTCGAATTCGAGGACGCGTTCGGTTTCGGTCTCGTGATAGCGGGCGGTGACTCCATTCGCGGTGGCCTCGCTGTCGGTCATGCGCGAGGCTTCGAGTCGGCGATAGTCGAAGCTACCGGTTTGCTCTCTCGGTCTGGCCTACCCTTCGGAGGGTTCCAGCAGGTCGAAGACGTTGCCGTAGCAGTCTTCGAACGTCACTTCGATACCCCACGGTACCTCCGACGGTTCGCCGTGGAACTCGACGCCGCGCTCGCGCAGGGTCTCGTACGTCTCGCGACAGTCGTCGGTCGTGAGGACGTACAGCACGTGGTCGCCGACCTGCGACCCGACTCGCTCGCGCTTCTCGTCGGTATCGGCCTCGACGAGCGCGAACTGTGGGAACTCCTCGTCGGCGGTCGGCGAGACGGTGACCCACCGGCCACCCTCGGGCATTTCTTCATCCTCCCGTTTCTCGAAGTCGAGCGTCTCGACGTAGAAGTCCAGTGCTTCGTCGTAGTCGTCTACCAATATGGTCGCGTGCGTGAGGCCCGTGAAACTCATGTTTCGAGTGGACGCGCGTGCGGAGAAGGTAAAAATCCGACCCACGTCCGGAGCGAAACTGAACCGGACCGAAAGAGACGACTTCCCTCCGAACTTCGCCACGACCATGACGAAGTGGCTCCAGAGCGGTCGTCGCCGCGACCTCTGTGCCCTGTTGTACGACAGTGGTCCGCTTCGGGGGCAGAAGTTGAAGACGACCCTCGAAGCACACTACGAGACGCATATCGACTCCCAGTCGTTCTACGCGGGGTTGGATTCGTTAGTGGAGAAAGGATTCGTGGAAAGGAGGACGGAAGGCATCTACGACGCCTACGCGCTGACGGAAGCGGGCGAGCGACGCGTCGAGGAGCATTTCGAGTGGTTGCGCGAGAAGATGGAGTGACAGGAAAGGACTCAGGGGGTAGTTCGACTATTCGAGTAACTCGTTCGCAATCGTGTTCCGCAGGACTTCGCTGGTGCCCTCGTAAATCTCGTTGAGCTTGGCGTCTCGGTAGTATCGTTCAGCGTCGAAGTCAGTGGTGTAACCGTAGCCGCCGTGAATCTGGATGCCTTCGTTGGCGACTTCTCGGGAGATTTCCGAAGCGTAGAGTTTGGCTTGGGCGGCGTTCTTGATGAAGTCCTCGCCGCGAATCTTCTTGTCGGCGGCGCGGTGCATCAGCATCTTCGCGGCTTGAACCTTGGTGTCCATGTCGGCGAGTTTGTGCTGGATGGTCTGGAACTCGCTGATAGGCTGGTCGAACTGCTCGCGGTCTTGGGAGTACTCCAGCGCGTCGTCCAGCGCGGCGCGCGCGAGGCCGATGGAGCGCGCGGCGATGGTGATGCGGCCGCCGTTGAGCGTCTTCAGCGCGTGGACGAAGCCACGCCCCTCGTTGCCGAGCAGACGGTCTTCGGGGATGCGCATGTCGTCGAAACGCAGTTCTGCGGTGGGACAGCCCTTGTCGCCGAGTTTCTTCTCCGTGCCTTCGACGTGGAAGCCGTCGTCCTCTTCGGGTCGGACGACGAACGAGGAGATACCCTTGTTGCCAGCGTCGGGGTCTGTCTTGGCGAAGACGGTCACCGTGTCCGCGACGGAGCCGTTCGAAATCCAGAGCTTGCCCCCATTGATGACGTACTCGTCGCCGTCTTTCTCCGCAGTCGTATCCATCGCCGGAACGTCGCTCCCTGCGCCCGGCTCAGAGAGCGCGAACGCGCCGATGTCGTCGCCCTGGTTGAGCGGCGTGAGGTACTCCTGCTTCTGCTCCTCGTCGCCAAACTCGTAGAGCATGTTGCCCGCGAGGCTGGTGTGGGCCGCGACGATGGTGCCGAGGCCGCCCGAACCGCGCGAAATCTCTTCGAGACCGATGGCGTAGGAGTGGTAGTCCAGTCCCGCACCGCCGTACTCTTCGGGGAACGGCATGCCCATCAGGCCGAGGTCGGCCATCTCGTCTACGAGGTCCGCAGGGAACTCGTCTGATTCGTCGATTTCGGCCGCTCGCGGCTTGATTTCCTCGTCGGTGAACTCCGCGACCATGTCGCGAATCTGTTTCTGCTCGGCGGAGAGGGTGAAGTCCATGCGCAAAACTTGCGCGAGTTGGGCCTTTAGTTTTCCCTTATTACGAGGGGCGGGAGAGACACGGAGTGTCTCGACTGGTCCTCGATGGAGAGCGACGAAGCCGCGGAGCATGGGCACTGAGTGATAGGGAAGCGGCCCTCAAAGCGGGGCGCGAGACGCGAGCGACGTAGCCGCCAGAGAGGTATAGGGAAACGAGAAATTTGTCTCACTACGTTCGACAAACCGCCGCCAGACCGGATTTCCGGCGAGGTTCGCAAACCTTCGGTTTGCTCACCACGGCGAGCGCAGATGCACGTGAAACAGCTTCTCGCAGTTCTCCGCACCGCAGACCGGACAAGTCTCCGTTTCTTCCGCCTCGGCGCTCGACCCCCGAGCGATTTCGGGGTCGGCCGCCGCGATGACTCGCGTTCCGGCGTGGCCGAGTTCGTAGCCACCCTTCGTCTCGCGGACGAAGTACGAACAGAGCTTCGTCAGGTGGTAGTTGAACTTTCCAGTGTCGCGGATGCCGACTGCTTCTCGAAGTTCCGTGAACGTGAGCGCATCGTCAGTCTCCGAGAGTTCCCGAAGGATGTCGGCGCGAATCTCGTTGCCGAGTACTTCGAGGGCGTCGGTCAACTCCTCCGACGAGTTCGACATACTACAGGTTCGTCCGGTCGGGACTATCAATCCCGCGGAATTTGTCGAGCAGATTAGAGAACTCCAGTTCGCCGAACGCTCAAGTCGCTCTCGGGAGTCGATTTCCGGTACGATGAGTTACGGGTTCGCAGACGCGGCGCGCAGTCGTGTGGCAGTGCTACGAAATCGCCAGTTTCGCCGACTGCTCGCGGGACGCGCCGTAAGCGTCCTCGGCGATGGACTGTACAGTGTCGCGGCGATGTGGTTAGTATACGAGATGACCGGTTCGACGGCGTACACGGGACTCGCTGGGTTTCTCTCCCGCGCACCCGGTATCCTGAAGGTCTT
The sequence above is a segment of the Halorussus halophilus genome. Coding sequences within it:
- a CDS encoding winged helix-turn-helix domain-containing protein, which produces MSNSSEELTDALEVLGNEIRADILRELSETDDALTFTELREAVGIRDTGKFNYHLTKLCSYFVRETKGGYELGHAGTRVIAAADPEIARGSSAEAEETETCPVCGAENCEKLFHVHLRSPW
- a CDS encoding class I SAM-dependent methyltransferase, whose amino-acid sequence is MGKFQNTGLPDWDWWGKLWPAPSETLRELGISSGTTVAEVGCGNGYFALPAARITAPEPVYALELDETLADELTSLADLQDVENVEPIVGDARSLARHLPETVDFVLLANVFHGVGNTAGLVEQAFDSLDSGGRFAVVNWHDMPREATTVAGSPRGPPTDLRMTPEETESAVLEAADFTLQRQVELPPYHYALLFER
- a CDS encoding helix-turn-helix transcriptional regulator; the protein is MTKWLQSGRRRDLCALLYDSGPLRGQKLKTTLEAHYETHIDSQSFYAGLDSLVEKGFVERRTEGIYDAYALTEAGERRVEEHFEWLREKME
- a CDS encoding VOC family protein, which encodes MSFTGLTHATILVDDYDEALDFYVETLDFEKREDEEMPEGGRWVTVSPTADEEFPQFALVEADTDEKRERVGSQVGDHVLYVLTTDDCRETYETLRERGVEFHGEPSEVPWGIEVTFEDCYGNVFDLLEPSEG
- a CDS encoding ribbon-helix-helix domain-containing protein, which produces MTEYTTVSIPKDLADRVDETIEGTSFSSTSDLVRFLLRSIVIQHQKEGTLTEAEFDEITGQLRELGYLE
- a CDS encoding acyl-CoA dehydrogenase, coding for MDFTLSAEQKQIRDMVAEFTDEEIKPRAAEIDESDEFPADLVDEMADLGLMGMPFPEEYGGAGLDYHSYAIGLEEISRGSGGLGTIVAAHTSLAGNMLYEFGDEEQKQEYLTPLNQGDDIGAFALSEPGAGSDVPAMDTTAEKDGDEYVINGGKLWISNGSVADTVTVFAKTDPDAGNKGISSFVVRPEEDDGFHVEGTEKKLGDKGCPTAELRFDDMRIPEDRLLGNEGRGFVHALKTLNGGRITIAARSIGLARAALDDALEYSQDREQFDQPISEFQTIQHKLADMDTKVQAAKMLMHRAADKKIRGEDFIKNAAQAKLYASEISREVANEGIQIHGGYGYTTDFDAERYYRDAKLNEIYEGTSEVLRNTIANELLE
- a CDS encoding DUF7111 family protein; translation: MTDSEATANGVTARYHETETERVLEFESGGATAAIAQNVEGYAMLKVRPSADADELERYYGFDMALDHAAELLGVAPNDLPVPDDAADMGM